One stretch of Armigeres subalbatus isolate Guangzhou_Male chromosome 2, GZ_Asu_2, whole genome shotgun sequence DNA includes these proteins:
- the LOC134210329 gene encoding uncharacterized protein K02A2.6-like, with protein sequence MVERKKTAETMSFKNKTNRIWFVKRAILGYTDNVNSLKREVEKQQHKPSISQQRDLAAEVTAIDRSLRKKTSRKDVSHPKSSPHSLPVPWPKTTGPWKRVHVDYAGPFDGEYFLLAVDAYSKWPKIIPTRSITSTVTIILRSLFARFGMPEVIVSDNGTQFTSVDFQKFCADNDIDRITTAPYHPQSNGQAERFVDTFKRSVKKIQEGKRTLHEALDIFLLVYRSTPNRQVVDGKSPSESIFGRRIHTNLDLLRPPSSESTILPKPDNEG encoded by the exons ATGGTAGAGAGGAAGAAGACAGCGGAGACGATGAGTTTCAAGAACAAAACCAATCGGATATGGTTCGTGAAAAGGGCGATACTGGGATACACGGATAACGTAAATTCGCTCAAGAGAGAGGTGGAGAAACAGCAACATAAGCCATCAATAAGTCAACAGAGGGATCTAGCAGCTGAGGTTACAGCCATAGACCGGTCACTCCGGAAAAAGACCTCTCGTAAGGATGTTTCACACC CGAAGTCATCTCCACACTCGCTGCCGGTCCCGTGGCCTAAGACAACAGGTCCGTGGAAGCGGGTTCATGTGGACTATGCAGGACCTTTTGATGGAGAATATTTTCTGTTGGCCGTCGATGCGTATTCCAAATGGCCGAAGATTATTCCTACACGGAGTATAACATCGACAGTAACGATAATTCTGAGGAGTTTGTTCGCCCGCTTTGGAATGCCAGAAGTAATCGTCAGTGACAATGGCACACAGTTTACGAGTGTggatttccagaagttttgtgCCGACAACGACATTGATCGAATAACTACAGCTCCGTACCATCCTCAATCAAACGGGCAAGCCGAGAGATTCGTGGATACATTCAAGCGTTCGGTGAAGAAGATTCAGGAGGGAAAGCGTACACTACATGAAGCACTAGATATTTTTCTGCTGGTTTATCGATCAACGCCGAACCGGCAAGTAGTTGATGGGAAGTCTCCGTCTGAATCCATTTTTGGACGCCGCATTCATACAAATTTGGATCTGCTTCGTCCCCCATCTTCTGAATCAACCATTCTACCTAAGCCAGATAACGAAGGTTAA
- the LOC134210330 gene encoding fatty acid synthase-like has protein sequence MSSVNLGSVKLDECVVLSGISGRFPQSDNMREFAGNLYNRRDLVDEKETRWPHTMPEIPRRSGKINNLDKFDREFFGISRNQCNSMDSQLRLLLEHSYEAIVDSGTNPETVRGSRTGVFVGVCFSETEARLFFQSCPPKGYAMLGCAKSQLANRISYMYDLRGPSLVLDTACSSSMYALDEARRRMMSGECDAALVLGTNLCLHPYISYQFSLLGVLAKDGVCRPFDEKANGYTRSEVICAIFLQKAKDAKRIYAHILHTKTNCDGFKSEGITYPSGVMQKQLMSEFYEDISIDPRDISFIEAHSTGTVVGDPEECDAIDKVFCTDRDRPLLIGSVKSNIGHSEASAALSSIAKCMIAMESGLIPPNINLIKLRADVPALIAGRLQVVDEAKPLGGPLVAVNSFGFGGANAHLLIHRNPKEKIAHGVPDDDLPRLVIWSGRTKEAVEYIFQDISSRALDAEFVALLHNVQRTKTPGHRYRGFGIFSKKGSQPSTLDLFNMDRVKLDNLPLVAIFSGITQKWQEDLEMLRQFPGIQKTVSQCCTVLEAFGYDLFHKPSRRTDLRQLMIGSTVLQLAYADVLTATGVRLDAYGGHSIGQFTCAYLDGCMSLEQVIQLVYYHGSVLAEYKTEMNFNAFLELGTKRPAPPLSFDGFIRDTFLSRFGVVGGPLNPTSAVVDQLKSRGYVAEHLPFVSFVYAKDSIDEMSQKLNTLVSHIMSRPLTPSARWINLKDPSNFVSTAVHDSFSIVNLLEKIPEHCMILEPFTRHSMQPVLKSLNRKSKCVPLDKSSGPITALLASLGHLYLAQQELNLLNLYPPVQFPVARGTPMISPLMRWDHHDSWYVVRYEWVAFRVANQMLFKVTLADQDFVYASGHCIDGRVLFPATGYLSLVWELIAYLMQRELSDCPVQFDDVQFLRATTLTKSNVVNLLVTLQKGTGRFEIVDGTTAVVTGYAKMIQTRPEQFQDFEENASAPLLTARDFYKELRLRGYHYNALFKSVLEARSDGSAAKVQWKGNWVAFLDCLLQVGLIAIDTRSLMVPTAIESVTIFPKKHLSMMSHEDDGTVEYFTVTNCPNTNVSVSGGVRISGLRANVVNRRQPPGIPILEKYSFVPYHSTVHTTVLEAIRMCVQLALENSPTISIRATEIHRDGTEILLPYFAEALDDLPLVQPTLTLLTSNELELPYITVKNEKITGQTGLHFIISHNLLNDNEFLHNATAALDTSGFLLIRQTGTEIVLPSKFIKIATFTIDDSQALVLLQLSNGIGKEPPAVIRIETNDLAFKWLQELQNMIKIKPVLLYSQNDQISGIIGLVNCIKKEFKSHPVRCFLIDDISAPPFALGEPFYKDQLSLDLTINVYRNGTWGSYRHALMDLKSKVDSVRNHCFANCFTRGDLSSMTWFTGSLNTISSGGELIRVMYSALNFRDVMIATSRLSSDVLHVNRLEQECLLGNEYSGVSVRGRRVMGVLPSGAMATMVECDPLMTWTIPDDWSLEEAATVPVVYGTVYTALFVCSRIRKGKSILIHAGSGGVGLAAIQVCLAYGMEVFSTVSTEEKKQFILERFPRLKADNIGNSRDTSFETMIKLRTNGRGVDYVLNSLAEEKLQASLRCLSKNGHFLEIGKYDMANDSKIAMDLFNRGITFTAVMLDAMFKGSFAEKQRLHALLMADILSGVIKPLNTTVFPAIEIEKAFRFLASGKHIGKILLQIRSHEEDEQTLPINVVPRLYCDPNCAYVIVGGLGGFGLELADWLIIRGCRKLIISSSRGITKGYQEYRLRLWNRYGVRTLINTAKITTLEGCRELLREASVIGPVIGIFNLAVQLRDSTLENQTPEKFGECLAPKAQATRYLDEVSRKLCPRLAHFVVFSSVSCGRGNAGQSNYGMANSIMERIVESRVAQGLPGKAIQWGAIGEVGIVADMAEDRLDMEIGGTLQQRISSCLQELDRLLMSDDPIVGSMVVAEKRIGGSSRNIMETVMNIMSIRDLKSVSMESTLADVGMDSMMAVEIKQVLESDFDLILSPLELRTLTFMKLQKLVDEKRLNAESKDEISANPMVIGMEMLLRNLGEEENSHVTLLSLPSLTTEGRPILIIPGLEGVAGHVWRVMAAGLNAPVHILQTLNTFDLKSISEIVDHVWDELDEKVFRGFDDFLIVAYSFGTLISIELVRRLQRRSLPGTLILLDGAPKFLKQLSAMQMSHSVTDEQIQGLLMTAIISHVFPSSPIENVYSILQVSSFDGQIEKLIEVAKGQATYSPDYTRKMTKALFNRVKMVLGMNIGEIEPLSVPIVLVRPSEVSVMEIDEEYGLEGSTTATMSMKVVDGSHMTMLENKVLVDIINGLNEVKQF, from the exons ATGTCTTCCGTCAATTTGGGTTCTGTTAAACTGGACGAATGCGTCGTTTTGTCCGGTATTTCGGGGCGCTTCCCGCAATCGGATAACATGCGTGAGTTTGCCGGCAATCTGTACAACAGACGCGACCTGGTAGATGAGAAGGAAACACGTTGGCCGCATACCATGCCGGAGATTCCGCGGCGGTCCGGTAAAATCAACAATCTGGATAAGTTTGATCGGGAGTTTTTCGGAATCAGTCGTAATCAGTGCAATTCAATGGATtcgcagctgcgattgctgctggAGCATTCATACGAAGCGATTGTGGACTCCGGAACCAATCCGGAGACGGTGCGGGGCTCGCGGACGGGAGTTTTTGTTGGGGTGTGCTTTTCGGAAACCGAAGCCAGGTTATTTTTTCAGTCTTGTCCTCCGAAGGGATACGCTATGTTGGG ATGTGCCAAGTCTCAATTGGCAAACAGAATTTCATACATGTACGATCTTCGTGGACCATCGCTGGTGTTGGATACCGCTTGCAGCAGCAGCATGTACGCTTTGGATGAAGCCCGTAGGAGAATGATGAGTGGAGAATGCGACGCTGCTCTTGTACTGGGGACCAATCTTTGCTTACATCCCTATATTTCGTACCAGTTTTCGTTGCTAGGAGTTCTGGCCAAGGACGGCGTGTGCCGCCCGTTTGACGAGAAGGCCAATGGGTATACTCGATCTGAAGTAATCTGTGCTATATTTTTGCAGAAAGCAAAGGACGCAAAACGTATTTATGCGCACATTTTACACACAAAAACTAATTGCGATGGATtcaaatcagaaggaataacatATCCTTCGGGGGTTATGCAAAAACAACTTATGAGTGAATTCTACGAAGACATATCCATCGACCCTAGAGATATTTCCTTCATTGAAGCTCACAGTACCGGTACGGTTGTTGGTGATCCAGAGGAATGCGATGCGATCGATAAAGTCTTCTGCACCGATCGTGACCGACCATTGTTGATTggatcagtcaaatccaatatTGGTCACTCGGAAGCTTCAGCAGCACTGTCTTCGATCGCAAAGTGTATGATTGCGATGGAAAGTGGGTTAATTCCACCAAACATAAATTTGATCAAACTTCGCGCAGATGTTCCAGCTTTAATTGCCGGTCGCCTACAGGTGGTTGATGAAGCCAAACCTCTGGGAGGTCCACTGGTAGCGGTCAACTCCTTTGGTTTTGGTGGAGCCAATGCACACTTGCTGATTCATCGTAATCCAAAGGAGAAAATTGCACATGGAGTTCCGGATGATGACCTTCCACGTTTGGTTATCTGGTCGGGCAGAACCAAGGAAGCGGTTGAGTACATATTTCAAGACATATCCAGCCGTGCTTTGGATGCTGAGTTTGTTGCATTGTTGCATAACGTGCAACGAACCAAAACACCAGGGCATCGATACCGAGGTTTTGGAATTTTCAGCAAAAAAGGTTCCCAGCCCTCGACACTGGATCTGTTCAACATGGATCGTGTAAAACTTGATAATCTACCGCTCGTGGCAATCTTCTCCGGCATCACGCAGAAATGGCAGGAGGATTTGGAAATGCTTCGACAATTTCCGGGGATTCAGAAGACGGTGTCGCAATGTTGCACCGTTTTGGAAGCCTTCGGGTATGACCTATTCCACAAACCATCTCGACGCACTGATCTGCGACAACTTATGATTGGATCAACCGTACTTCAACTGGCCTATGCCGATGTTCTCACAGCCACTGGAGTAAGGCTGGATGCTTACGGCGGTCACTCGATTGGACAGTTTACTTGTGCTTATTTAGATGGCTGTATGAGTCTGGAACAAGTCATCCAATTGGTGTACTATCATGGATCAGTTTTAGCTGAGTATAAAACCGAAATGAATTTCAATGCTTTCTTGGAACTGGGAACGAAGCGTCCGGCACCGCCGTTGTCATTTGATGGATTCATCCGGGACACGTTTCTGTCTCGCTTCGGAGTTGTTGGAGGCCCGCTGAATCCCACAAGTGCCGTAGTTGACCAACTCAAATCACGAGGCTACGTTGCTGAACATCTTCCATTTGTGAGCTTCGTTTATGCAAAAGATTCGATAGATGAGATGTCACAGAAGCTGAACACTCTTGTATCGCATATAATGTCTCGGCCTCTAACGCCCTCGGCACGTTGGATTAATCTAAAGGACCCATCGAATTTTGTTTCCACTGCGGTACACGACTCGTTCTCTATTGTGAACCTTCTGGAGAAAATACCCGAGCATTGCATGATACTGGAGCCATTTACGAGACATTCCATGCAACCGGTGCTCAAGAGCCTCAACCGCAAATCCAAATGCGTTCCATTAGATAAGTCATCTGGACCTATTACAGCTCTGCTAGCTTCTTTGGGACA TTTGTATTTGGCACAGCAAGAGTTGAATCTATTGAATCTCTATCCACCGGTCCAGTTTCCCGTTGCTCGGGGAACTCCCATGATTTCACCGCTGATGCGATGGGACCATCATGACTCTTGGTATGTCGTACGGTACGAATGGGTAGCGTTCCGGGTGGCCAATCAGATGCTCTTCAAGGTTACACTGGCGGATCAGGACTTCGTTTACGCCAGCGGTCACTGTATTGATGGCAGGGTTCTATTCCCGGCTACGGGATATCTCAGCCTAGTGTGGGAGTTGATAGCATACCTGATGCAGCGAGAGCTGTCGGACTGCCCGGTGCAGTTCGACGATGTGCAATTTCTACGAGCGACGACACTCACGAAGAGTAACGTAGTCAATCTTCTTGTGACCCTGCAGAAAGGAACTGGAAGGTTCGAG ATTGTCGATGGCACGACCGCTGTTGTAACTGGTTATGCAAAAATGATACAAACGAGGCCAGAGCAGTTCCAAGATTTTGAGGAAAATGCATCCGCTCCTCTGTTGACAGCTCGGGATTTCTATAAAGAACTTAGATTGAGGGGATATCACTACAACGCCTTGTTCAAATCTGTTTTGGAAGCCCGCAGCGATGGTTCGGCGGCTAAGGTACAATGGAAAGGGAACTGGGTTGCGTTTTTAGATTGTCTACTGCAGGTTGGATTGATAGCCATTGATACTCGGTCTTTGATGGTTCCAACAGCTATTGAAAGCGTCACaatatttccgaagaaacaTCTATCGATGATGTCACATGAAGACGATGGTACTGTGGAATACTTCACTGTAACCAACTGCCCGAATACAAATGTGAGCGTTTCCGGTGGCGTCCGAATATCTGGTCTTCGTGCGAACGTTGTCAACAGGCGGCAACCTCCAGGTATTCCCATACTGGAAAAGTATTCTTTTGTACCATATCATTCTACAGTGCATACTACAGTACTTGAGGCTATTCGAATGTGCGTTCAGTTGGCTTTAGAAAACTCTCCAACCATTTCAATCCGGGCTACCGAAATACATCGTGATGGTACTGAGATACTGTTACCGTATTTTGCAGAAGCCTTGGATGACCTACCGTTGGTTCAGCCTACCTTGACACTGTTGACTTCAAACGAACTAGAACTCCCTTATATCacggtgaaaaatgagaaaataacgGGTCAAACGGGACTTCATTTCATAATCAGTCACAATCTCTTGAATGACAATGAATTCCTTCATAACGCTACGGCTGCACTCGATACTTCTGGTTTCCTGCTCATACGGCAAACAGGAACCGAAATCGTTCTCCCatcaaaattcataaaaattgccACCTTCACCATCGATGACTCCCAAGCTCTTGTCCTGCTCCAGCTATCAAACGGCATTGGCAAGGAACCACCAGCAGTGATTCGCATTGAAACGAATGATTTAGCTTTCAAATGGCTGCAAGAGTTGCAGAACATGATCAAGATCAAACCGGTACTACTGTACTCGCAAAACGATCAAATTTCCGGCATAATTGGGCTGGTCAACTGTATCAAGAAAGAGTTCAAGTCTCATCCCGTCCGTTGCTTTTTAATTGATGATATTAGTGCTCCGCCATTTGCACTGGGTGAACCATTCTACAAGGACCAACTCAGTCTGGACCTAACCATCAACGTGTACCGAAATGGAACTTGGGGCAGCTATCGCCACGCGTTGATGGACCTGAAGTCCAAAGTAGATTCAGTACGTAATCATTGCTTCGCCAACTGCTTCACAAGGGGCGATTTGTCGTCGATGACTTGGTTTACCGGTTCCTTGAACACAATTTCTTCCGGTGGCGAGCTGATACGGGTGATGTACAGTGCTTTGAACTTCCGCGATGTGATGATTGCTACGAGCAGACTTTCATCCGATGTGCTCCATGTCAATCGTTTAGAGCAGGAATGTTTGCTTGGGAACGAATATTCGGGAGTTTCTGTTCGGGGACGACGAGTTATGGGAGTTTTACCCAGTGGGGCTATGGCGACTATGGTGGAGTGCGATCCGTTGATGACGTGGACCATTCCGGATGACTGGAGCTTGGAGGAAGCGGCCACCGTTCCCGTTGTCTATGGAACGGTGTACACGGCATTGTTCGTGTGCAGTCGTATCAGGAAAGGGAAATCAATTTTGATTCATGCCGGTAGTGGAGGCGTTGGCTTGGCTGCCATACAAGTGTGTTTGGCTTACGGAATGGAAGTATTCAGTACGGTGAGCACCGAGGAGAAAAAACAGTTTATTTTGGAACGATTTCCCCGTTTGAAGGCAGATAACATCGGAAACTCTAGAGATACTTCATTTGAAACTATGATCAAGCTCAGGACGAACGGTCGTGGAGTTGACTACGTTTTGAACTCTTTGGCTGAGGAAAAGCTCCAAGCCTCTCTTCGTTGTTTGAGTAAGAATGGTCACTTCCTAGAAATAGGAAAGTATGATATGGCCAATGACTCTAAAATTGCGATGGATTTATTCAATAGGGGAATCACTTTCACGGCAGTAATGCTGGATGCGATGTTCAAGGGATCTTTTGCGGAGAAACAG CGACTACATGCATTGCTGATGGCCGACATACTGAGTGGAGTTATAAAGCCGTTGAACACAACGGTTTTTCCTGCGATCGAGATCGAAAAAGCCTTCCGTTTTCTTGCTAGTGGGAAACACATTGGAAAAATTCTGCTGCAGATTCGGAGTCACGAAGAGGACGAGCAAACGTTGCCTATCAATGTTGTTCCGAGACTGTATTGTGACCCGAACTGCGCGTACGTAATCGTAGGAGGGCTGGGAGGATTCGGTTTGGAGTTAGCGGACTGGTTGATTATTCGCGGATGTCGTAAACTCATAATCAGTTCCAGCAGAGGAATCACGAAAGGCTACCAGGAGTATCGATTAAG GCTGTGGAACCGCTACGGTGTACGTACATTAATTAACACAGCCAAAATAACCACCCTGGAAGGGTGCCGTGAACTTCTTCGAGAGGCATCTGTCATCGGACCTGTGATAGGCATTTTCAATCTGGCCGTCCAGCTAAGGGATTCCACCCTGGAAAACCAAACCCCCGAAAAGTTCGGCGAGTGTCTGGCACCGAAAGCGCAGGCTACTCGCTATTTGGATGAAGTCAGCCGAAAGTTGTGCCCAAGGCTAGCGCACTTCGTTGTCTTCTCCAGTGTATCATGTGGACGAGGTAATGCCGGCCAAAGCAACTACGGCATGGCAAACTCCATAATGGAGCGCATTGTAGAGAGTCGCGTAGCCCAAGGTCTACCGGGAAAGGCGATCCAATGGGGAGCAATCGGAGAGGTCGGAATCGTAGCGGACATGGCTGAGGACAGGCTGGACATGGAGATTGGAGGAACGCTTCAGCAGAGGATTTCGTCTTGCTTGCAAGAACTGGATCGCCTATTGATGAGTGATGACCCCATTGTAGGCAGTATGGTTGTGGCGGAGAAGAGAATTGGTGGCAGTTCACGAAAcataatggagacagttatgaACATTATGAGCATCCGTGATTTGAAATCGGTTTCCATGGAAAGTACCCTGGCAGACGTTGGTATGGACTCGATGATGGCCGTCGAGATAAAACAAGTATTGGAGAGTGACTTCGATTTGATTTTGTCGCCTCTTGAGCTTCGTACACTTACGTTCATGAAGCTGCAAAAGTTGGTTGACGAAAAACGACTGAATGCTGAGTCAAAAGATGAAATATCCGCCAACCCAATGGTAATCGGAATGGAAATGCTACTTCGAAACTTGGGTGAAGAAGAAAACAGCCACGTTACGTTGCTTTCTTTACCATCCCTCACAACTGAAGGACGCCCCATTCTAATCATTCCGGGCTTGGAGGGTGTAGCTGGACATGTTTGGCGAGTAATGGCCGCCGGGTTGAATGCACCTGTTCATATTCTGCAAACCTTAAACACATTCGATCTGAAGAGCATTTCGGAGATCGTGGATCACGTTTGGGATGAATTAGATGAGAAAGTTTTTAGAGGGTTCGATGACTTTTTGATAGTTGCGTATTCGTTCGGTACGTTGATCTCAATCGAACTCGTCCGAAGGCTTCAACGACGGAGTCTTCCCGGTACGCTAATACTGTTGGACGGGGCACCAAAGTTTTTGAAGCAGTTATCAGCGATGCAGATGAGTCACAGTGTGACGGACGAGCAAATCCAGGGCCTTCTGATGACGGCCATCATATCGCATGTATTCCCTAGCTCACCAATCGAAAATGTTTATTCGATCCTGCAGGTTTCTTCTTTCGATGGTCAAATAGAAAAGTTGATTGAAGTGGCCAAGGGTCAGGCCACTTATTCGCCAGACTACACACGCAAAATGACCAAGGCCCTGTTCAATcgggtgaaaatggttctcggtATGAATATAGGAGAAATAGAACCCCTGAGCGTACCGATCGTATTGGTCCGGCCTTCGGAGGTTTCTGTGATGGAGATCGACGAAGAATACGGTTTGGAAGGAAGTACAACTGCAACGATGTCGATGAAGGTAGTCGACGGAAGTCATATGACGATGTTGGAAAACAAAGTTTTAGTGGATATCATTAACGGATTGAATGAGGTGAAACAGTTTTGA